One genomic segment of Streptobacillus ratti includes these proteins:
- a CDS encoding ABC transporter substrate-binding protein has protein sequence MKKLLISILLGAFLFSCGSNSENNSKTEEKLVFYAGLQEDHAALIAEKFTAETGIPTEFVRMSSGETLARLKAEKNNMVASVWYGGPVDGIIAADNEGLIEAYDSPTSKEILDQFKSGDGRWTGIYVGYLGFVGNKKILEEKGLEMPKSWQDLLNPKFKGEIVVAHPGSSGTAYTMLASLVQLMGEEKAMSYFKQLDGQIRQYTKSGTAPGRMVGSGEVALGITFLHDAIKYQKEGYSDIILSSPNEGTGYEIGAVALLKNAPNSEAAKKFIDWVLTKDVQELGKTVGSFQFLTNMNAQNPEEADPIKDTKLINYDFEWAGKNRKDLVEKYTKETSSTIPQK, from the coding sequence ATGAAAAAATTATTAATAAGCATACTTTTAGGTGCTTTTTTATTTTCTTGTGGTAGTAATTCAGAAAACAATTCTAAAACTGAAGAAAAATTAGTTTTCTATGCAGGGTTACAAGAAGATCACGCAGCTTTAATAGCTGAAAAATTCACAGCAGAAACTGGTATACCTACAGAATTTGTAAGAATGAGTAGTGGAGAAACTTTAGCTAGACTAAAAGCAGAAAAAAATAATATGGTTGCTTCAGTTTGGTATGGAGGACCAGTTGATGGAATTATAGCAGCAGATAATGAAGGATTAATAGAAGCATATGATTCTCCTACATCTAAAGAAATATTAGATCAATTCAAATCTGGTGATGGAAGATGGACAGGAATCTATGTTGGTTATTTAGGATTTGTTGGAAATAAAAAGATATTAGAAGAAAAAGGTTTAGAAATGCCTAAATCATGGCAAGATTTATTAAATCCTAAATTTAAAGGAGAAATAGTTGTAGCTCATCCAGGTTCATCTGGAACTGCTTATACTATGCTTGCATCTTTAGTTCAATTAATGGGTGAAGAAAAAGCTATGTCTTACTTTAAACAATTAGATGGTCAAATAAGACAATATACAAAATCTGGAACTGCTCCGGGAAGAATGGTTGGAAGTGGAGAAGTTGCCTTAGGTATTACTTTCTTACATGATGCAATTAAATATCAAAAAGAAGGTTATTCAGATATTATATTATCTTCTCCAAATGAGGGTACAGGATATGAAATAGGAGCTGTTGCTTTATTAAAAAATGCACCTAATAGTGAAGCAGCTAAAAAATTTATCGATTGGGTATTAACTAAAGATGTTCAAGAATTAGGTAAAACTGTTGGTTCATTCCAATTCTTAACTAATATGAATGCACAAAATCCTGAAGAAGCAGATCCAATTAAAGATACTAAATTAATAAATTATGATTTTGAATGGGCTGGTAAAAATAGAAAAGATTTAGTTGAAAAATATACTAAAGAAACTAGTTCAACAATACCTCAAAAATAG
- a CDS encoding ABC transporter permease → MSDLKLKIKDSFKDFRKMLNDPILVATIIFSIVVVAFFILVPLYNVFLESVTVNEKFSIINYIDSFKNSGNLQIILNTLILGFTTGLISLIIGFIFAYLTVYIKIKGKAVFDFIALLPVISPPFIVALSTILLFGRTGLITKKLLGIEYEIYGFHGLVLVQVLSFFPIAYMMLVGLLNNIDPSVEEASRSLGANRFKVFTTVTLPLMMPGLANAFLLVFIQSIADYANPFVIGGKFTTIAVKIFQEGIGNYQLGLASALSIILLTISISMFTLQRYYVNSKSYITVTGKASRFRELINTKFATITSSIILILLSVCVIGMYILIPISSFTKLFGIDNSLSLYNYREIFRYANRINPIITTTTLSIIATFIASIFSMIIAFLIVRKKFLGKTFIEFTVMMGLAIPGTIIGIGYALSYNKVYNIPFTNTVLIPTLTGTGFIIIMAFIIRSLPVGVRSGIAALNQIDPSIEEASTILGANTVQTFTKITLPMVREAFLSGLIYSFARSMTLVSTVIFLISAKWKLLTPTIMDNVDQGRIGIAAAYCTILIVIVSLFMILMKIFMRLLEPKNK, encoded by the coding sequence ATGTCAGATTTAAAATTAAAAATAAAAGACAGCTTTAAAGATTTCAGGAAAATGTTAAATGATCCTATACTTGTAGCAACTATAATATTTTCAATAGTTGTAGTGGCTTTCTTTATTTTAGTCCCTTTATACAACGTGTTTTTAGAAAGTGTTACCGTAAATGAAAAATTTTCCATAATAAATTACATAGATTCATTTAAGAATTCAGGTAATTTACAAATTATACTTAACACTTTAATATTAGGATTTACTACTGGATTAATTTCATTAATTATAGGATTCATATTTGCATATTTAACAGTATATATTAAGATTAAGGGTAAGGCTGTATTTGATTTCATAGCTTTACTTCCAGTAATTTCTCCACCATTTATAGTTGCACTATCAACTATATTACTATTTGGTAGAACAGGTTTAATTACTAAAAAATTATTAGGAATTGAATATGAAATTTATGGATTTCATGGATTAGTTTTAGTACAAGTATTAAGTTTCTTCCCTATAGCATATATGATGCTAGTTGGATTATTAAACAATATAGATCCATCTGTTGAGGAAGCTTCAAGATCTCTTGGTGCAAATAGGTTTAAAGTATTTACTACAGTAACTTTACCATTAATGATGCCTGGACTTGCTAATGCTTTTTTATTAGTATTTATACAATCAATTGCAGATTATGCTAACCCATTTGTTATAGGGGGTAAATTTACTACCATAGCAGTTAAAATATTCCAAGAGGGAATAGGAAATTACCAATTAGGGCTTGCATCTGCACTGTCAATAATATTATTAACAATATCTATTTCTATGTTTACATTACAAAGATATTATGTTAATTCAAAATCATATATAACTGTAACAGGCAAGGCTTCTCGCTTTAGAGAATTAATAAATACAAAATTTGCTACTATTACATCTAGTATAATTTTAATATTACTTTCTGTTTGTGTTATAGGAATGTATATATTAATACCTATTAGTTCATTTACAAAATTATTCGGTATAGATAATAGTTTAAGCTTATACAATTATAGAGAAATATTTAGGTATGCAAATAGAATAAATCCTATTATTACCACTACAACTCTATCAATAATAGCTACATTTATTGCATCAATTTTTTCTATGATAATAGCATTTTTAATAGTTAGAAAAAAATTCTTAGGAAAGACTTTTATAGAATTTACAGTAATGATGGGTCTAGCAATACCCGGAACTATTATTGGTATAGGTTATGCTTTAAGTTATAACAAAGTATATAACATACCATTTACCAATACAGTATTAATTCCTACATTAACTGGTACTGGGTTTATAATAATCATGGCATTTATTATTAGATCACTTCCAGTTGGTGTAAGATCAGGAATAGCAGCATTAAACCAAATAGATCCAAGTATAGAAGAAGCTTCTACTATTCTTGGAGCAAATACAGTACAAACATTTACAAAAATAACTTTACCTATGGTAAGAGAAGCTTTCTTATCAGGATTAATATATTCATTTGCAAGATCTATGACTCTTGTTTCAACAGTAATATTTTTAATATCTGCTAAATGGAAATTATTAACTCCTACTATCATGGATAATGTTGACCAAGGTAGAATAGGTATAGCTGCGGCATACTGTACTATACTAATAGTTATAGTTTCATTATTTATGATATTAATGAAAATTTTCATGAGATTATTAGAACCTAAAAATAAATAA
- a CDS encoding ABC transporter ATP-binding protein, whose protein sequence is MSKPIKLNIQNLTKIFTPKGRRVVAVEDVNLEIKEGEFVCLLGPSGCGKTTTLRMIAGFETPSEGHITINDRDIAYLTPDKRGISMVFQNYALFPHMNVYDNIAYGLKIQKRPKEEIKQRVDKILKLMKMEDFAERIPSQMSGGQQQRVSLARALIMDSEVLLFDEPLSNLDAKLRLHMRDEIRKLQLEVGITSIYVTHAQAEAMALSDKIVIMKDGKIAQVGTPQEIYQKPNSEFVAKFIGRANILDAKILESKENSTLISILGQEYLINEKVNYAVGEDVKVVIRPESIKFTDEKHTLEISKSIFMGENHEYEVKNGNDIIEIVLNNPHGKEIKKVGDKLGFVFDQNSIHIL, encoded by the coding sequence ATGAGTAAACCAATTAAATTAAATATACAAAATTTAACTAAAATTTTCACACCTAAGGGTAGAAGAGTAGTTGCTGTAGAAGATGTAAATTTAGAAATAAAAGAGGGAGAATTTGTATGTCTATTAGGTCCATCAGGTTGTGGTAAAACTACTACTCTTAGAATGATAGCTGGATTTGAAACTCCAAGTGAGGGACATATTACTATAAATGATAGAGATATAGCTTATTTAACCCCAGATAAAAGAGGAATATCTATGGTTTTCCAAAACTATGCACTATTCCCACATATGAATGTTTATGATAACATAGCTTATGGATTAAAAATACAAAAAAGACCTAAGGAAGAAATAAAACAAAGAGTAGATAAAATTTTAAAATTAATGAAAATGGAAGATTTTGCAGAACGTATTCCATCTCAAATGTCTGGTGGACAACAACAAAGAGTTTCACTTGCAAGAGCTTTAATAATGGATTCAGAAGTTCTATTATTTGATGAACCTTTATCAAATTTAGATGCTAAATTAAGATTACATATGAGAGATGAAATTAGAAAATTACAATTAGAAGTTGGTATAACTTCAATATATGTAACACACGCCCAAGCTGAAGCAATGGCACTTTCAGATAAAATTGTAATAATGAAAGATGGAAAAATTGCACAAGTTGGTACACCACAAGAGATATATCAAAAACCAAATTCAGAGTTTGTAGCAAAATTCATAGGTAGAGCAAATATATTAGATGCTAAAATATTAGAAAGTAAAGAAAATAGTACTTTAATTTCTATTTTAGGACAAGAATATTTAATAAATGAAAAGGTTAATTATGCTGTAGGAGAAGATGTTAAAGTAGTTATTAGACCTGAATCTATTAAATTCACTGATGAAAAACATACTTTAGAAATTTCTAAAAGTATATTTATGGGAGAAAACCACGAATATGAAGTTAAAAATGGAAATGATATTATAGAAATAGTTTTAAATAATCCTCATGGAAAAGAAATTAAAAAGGTTGGAGATAAATTAGGTTTTGTATTTGACCAAAATTCAATACATATATTATAG
- a CDS encoding ABC transporter ATP-binding protein codes for MKKYIKEEKFKFLLSIVLMLVISIGTIYSIYIRANITNLILEKNYNVYKYIAILVILIILIENLGTLLKLNNADLIKKWKLKLGNNISENISKMGYDKYKEKTVGSYISWYTGDLPLISAYIFENSIAILNHVTLSLVSLLLMFYISIYIGILALILLFALYLIGGIFGKKISAAYQRYAILNGKFNNILQDFLIGYDLLKNYNNLTFLKKNITYGQSELEHQHYIIKKVSAYGNLVSQGTKKLLETIMFIITGYLVLNNRLTIGMLVVTPTILSVFLSSTMDIFDVVLQYLGTKDLFKKLNNISETSTYKYPILNEKINLENISFKYDEVNIIKNLSLTFEKNKKYAIIGESGSGKSTLLKLIIGRLKENEGQILIDDKMIKNGDIDFSNQIAYVSQDNYMFNLSVKDNISLNDSYTDNEINEILKEVKIYDVISSKKDGLNTNINEFSGGEKQRISLARALIRNTPIIILDEATSALDKNTTIEIENILLSKKDKTIILISHHLSEDTKEKFDNVYLL; via the coding sequence ATGAAAAAATATATTAAAGAAGAAAAATTTAAATTCTTATTAAGCATAGTATTAATGTTAGTAATCTCTATAGGAACAATTTATTCAATATATATTAGAGCAAATATTACTAATTTAATTCTTGAAAAAAATTATAATGTATACAAATATATAGCTATATTAGTAATATTAATAATTTTAATTGAAAATTTAGGTACATTATTAAAGTTAAATAATGCAGACCTTATTAAAAAATGGAAGTTGAAATTAGGAAATAATATTAGTGAAAATATATCTAAAATGGGCTATGATAAATATAAAGAAAAAACTGTAGGTTCATATATTTCTTGGTATACTGGAGATTTGCCTTTGATAAGTGCATATATTTTTGAAAACAGTATAGCCATACTAAATCATGTTACATTATCTTTAGTTTCATTACTTTTAATGTTCTACATTAGTATTTATATAGGTATATTAGCCTTAATCCTATTATTTGCTCTATATTTAATAGGTGGTATATTTGGTAAAAAAATTAGTGCTGCTTATCAAAGATATGCAATTTTAAATGGTAAATTCAATAATATATTACAAGATTTTTTAATAGGTTATGACTTGTTAAAAAATTACAACAATCTAACATTTTTAAAAAAGAATATAACTTATGGTCAAAGTGAATTAGAGCATCAGCATTACATCATTAAAAAAGTTTCAGCTTATGGTAACTTAGTTTCTCAAGGTACTAAAAAACTACTTGAAACTATAATGTTTATTATAACAGGATATTTAGTATTAAATAATAGATTGACTATAGGAATGTTAGTTGTAACACCGACTATATTATCTGTATTTTTATCTTCAACTATGGATATATTCGATGTAGTTTTACAATATCTTGGTACTAAAGATCTATTTAAAAAATTAAATAATATTTCAGAAACTTCAACATATAAATACCCTATTTTAAATGAAAAAATTAATTTAGAAAATATTTCATTTAAGTATGATGAAGTAAATATAATTAAGAATTTAAGCTTAACATTTGAGAAAAATAAGAAATATGCAATTATTGGAGAAAGTGGTTCTGGAAAATCTACATTATTAAAATTAATAATAGGTAGATTAAAAGAAAATGAGGGACAAATATTAATTGATGATAAAATGATAAAAAATGGAGACATTGATTTTTCAAACCAAATAGCATATGTTAGTCAAGACAACTATATGTTTAATTTAAGTGTAAAAGATAACATATCTTTAAATGATAGTTATACAGATAATGAAATAAATGAAATTTTAAAAGAAGTTAAAATATATGATGTTATAAGTTCTAAAAAAGACGGATTAAATACTAATATAAATGAATTTTCAGGTGGAGAAAAACAAAGAATTTCACTTGCAAGAGCTTTAATTAGAAACACACCTATTATAATACTAGATGAGGCTACATCAGCATTAGATAAAAATACAACTATAGAAATTGAAAATATTTTATTATCTAAAAAAGATAAAACTATAATCCTTATATCACATCATTTAAGTGAGGATACAAAAGAAAAATTTGATAATGTATATTTATTATAA
- a CDS encoding DUF2207 domain-containing protein, translated as MKKMLFLFLIFISVFTFSFENISNFEMDILVKPNGVLDITERITYITKVEITRGIYRIIPYVYDNGSYLKFEDRIKIEDFKVRYLDSENEVGLYSEIQENVMEYRLGKSDVYLPANKDINYEIKYKVYNSIRSEGDINQIYFNALGNYWKIPIEKFKLTIRGIKGNIDVFTGYVGEVNKDYQIRELEDGYEIKTTTVSNPGEGLSFLLNSDSFEYSSFDLWYNRIKAYPLVLITFLAIFPIILLNLFILRFKNRNKFNKAIMVEYLVPDISALIAKRMVKRNTYSSNFIVVLFMLIQKGIIKLREKNPNHNFDEEYVVKFGNNVKQKRKDFNDYVEKEYYVDMYKYECNQEKLSKEEEIFLNKIILNKNDIFKSKKYIAEVEENLKKYFDKKYSSEYEIPVFKYYVILIVLAFSVIGLIAMFVGELLLSEMPTLVVLGVMFLITFMNATTVKRYTKDYEKEYPKAKGFEKFLQKTEVEKLKHFVTEEEVITYFKQILPFAIAFGLENQYLRMLDNVISRLSLDVERIHEYVYYSHIVNRRYYDKIINRSIEKATNSSKSYGGKSSFSGGFSSSGSSGGGFGGGGGRSW; from the coding sequence ATGAAAAAAATGTTATTTTTATTCCTTATTTTTATTTCGGTTTTTACTTTTTCTTTTGAAAATATATCTAATTTTGAAATGGATATATTAGTTAAACCAAATGGAGTTTTAGACATTACAGAAAGAATAACGTATATTACAAAAGTTGAAATAACAAGAGGAATTTATAGAATAATCCCTTATGTATATGACAATGGCTCATATTTAAAATTTGAAGATAGGATTAAAATAGAAGATTTCAAGGTAAGATATTTAGATTCTGAAAATGAAGTAGGACTATATAGTGAAATACAAGAAAATGTTATGGAATATAGGTTAGGCAAAAGTGATGTATACTTACCAGCTAATAAAGATATTAATTATGAAATTAAATATAAGGTGTATAACAGTATAAGAAGCGAAGGGGACATTAACCAAATATATTTTAATGCTTTAGGAAATTATTGGAAAATTCCTATAGAAAAATTTAAATTAACTATTAGAGGAATTAAAGGAAATATAGATGTCTTTACAGGTTATGTTGGAGAAGTTAATAAGGATTATCAAATAAGAGAATTAGAAGATGGTTATGAAATTAAAACTACTACGGTAAGTAATCCAGGAGAGGGATTATCGTTTTTACTAAATTCAGATAGTTTTGAATATTCAAGCTTTGATTTATGGTATAACAGAATAAAAGCTTACCCATTAGTATTAATTACTTTTTTAGCTATTTTCCCTATTATATTACTTAATTTATTTATACTTAGATTTAAAAATAGAAACAAGTTTAATAAGGCAATAATGGTAGAATATCTTGTTCCAGATATTTCAGCTTTAATAGCTAAAAGAATGGTAAAAAGAAATACATATTCCTCTAACTTTATAGTAGTGTTATTTATGCTAATACAAAAAGGAATTATTAAATTAAGAGAAAAAAATCCTAATCATAATTTTGATGAAGAATATGTTGTTAAATTTGGAAATAATGTTAAACAGAAAAGAAAAGATTTTAATGATTATGTTGAAAAAGAATATTATGTTGATATGTATAAATATGAATGTAATCAAGAAAAACTGTCAAAAGAAGAAGAAATATTTTTAAATAAGATTATACTTAATAAAAATGATATATTTAAATCAAAAAAATATATAGCAGAAGTTGAAGAAAATTTAAAAAAATATTTTGATAAAAAATACTCTAGTGAATATGAAATACCGGTATTTAAGTATTATGTAATTTTAATTGTACTCGCATTTTCTGTAATAGGTCTTATAGCAATGTTTGTTGGAGAATTATTGCTTTCAGAAATGCCAACATTAGTAGTATTAGGAGTAATGTTTTTAATAACTTTTATGAATGCTACAACAGTTAAAAGATATACTAAAGATTATGAAAAAGAATATCCAAAAGCAAAAGGTTTTGAAAAATTTTTACAAAAAACAGAAGTAGAAAAACTTAAACATTTTGTAACAGAGGAAGAAGTAATAACATATTTTAAACAGATTCTTCCATTTGCCATTGCATTTGGATTAGAAAATCAATATTTAAGAATGTTAGATAATGTAATTTCAAGATTATCTTTAGATGTTGAAAGAATACATGAGTATGTATATTATTCACATATTGTTAATAGAAGATATTATGATAAGATAATAAATAGAAGTATAGAAAAGGCTACTAATAGTAGTAAAAGTTATGGAGGAAAGTCTAGTTTTTCAGGCGGATTTTCATCTTCAGGTTCATCAGGTGGTGGATTTGGAGGAGGAGGGGGAAGAAGTTGGTAA
- a CDS encoding LemA family protein has product MVLLIILGLVILIVLWAIGVYNRYISLDTENQTAFSNIGTFLQKRLDLIPNLVETVKGYAKHENETLQGVIEARSRMLKLDLNDINNLEEIRKMENELTKTLKSIMALSESYPDLKANVSFLELQKSLTEIENQIEGARRYYNATVGELNSFIRKFPTVLLAGLFKFRNAEYFKEDVEAKNAPKVSF; this is encoded by the coding sequence ATGGTATTGTTAATTATTTTAGGATTGGTAATTTTAATAGTTTTATGGGCTATAGGAGTGTATAATAGATATATTAGTTTAGATACAGAAAATCAAACAGCTTTTAGTAACATTGGAACTTTTTTACAAAAAAGATTAGATTTAATACCTAATTTAGTTGAAACAGTTAAAGGATATGCTAAACATGAAAATGAAACATTACAAGGTGTTATAGAAGCAAGAAGTAGAATGCTTAAATTAGATTTAAATGATATTAATAATTTAGAAGAAATTAGAAAAATGGAAAATGAATTAACAAAAACTTTAAAATCTATTATGGCTTTAAGTGAATCATATCCAGATTTAAAAGCAAATGTTAGCTTTTTAGAATTACAAAAATCATTAACTGAGATTGAAAATCAAATAGAGGGGGCAAGAAGATACTATAATGCTACTGTTGGAGAGTTGAATAGCTTTATTAGAAAATTTCCTACAGTATTACTTGCAGGTTTATTTAAATTTAGAAATGCTGAATACTTTAAAGAAGATGTTGAAGCTAAAAATGCACCAAAAGTGAGTTTTTAA
- the yihA gene encoding ribosome biogenesis GTP-binding protein YihA/YsxC, with product MEIKSADYSRSCIKLADYPEKMNNTEIAFVGRSNVGKSSLINTIVKRKNLARTSKTPGRTQLVNFFLVNKDRYFVDLPGYGFAKVPANVKKNWGNIISEYLNSERKKVVFVLLDIRRVPSGEDIEMLEYLEHYNIEYYIVFTKCDKLSNNEKFKQLKEIKKKLEFNNEDVFFHSSLKNIGTVEILDFIDKL from the coding sequence ATGGAAATAAAGAGTGCTGATTATTCAAGAAGTTGTATTAAACTTGCTGATTATCCTGAAAAAATGAATAATACTGAAATTGCATTTGTGGGTAGATCTAATGTAGGAAAATCATCTTTAATAAATACTATAGTAAAAAGAAAAAATTTAGCTAGGACAAGTAAAACACCAGGTAGAACACAACTTGTAAATTTCTTTTTAGTAAATAAGGATAGATATTTTGTTGATCTTCCAGGTTATGGATTTGCTAAAGTACCAGCAAATGTTAAGAAAAATTGGGGTAATATTATATCAGAATATTTAAATTCTGAAAGAAAAAAAGTTGTTTTTGTTTTATTAGATATTAGGCGTGTTCCAAGTGGAGAAGATATAGAAATGCTTGAATATTTAGAACACTATAACATTGAATACTATATAGTATTTACTAAATGTGATAAATTATCAAATAATGAAAAATTTAAACAGTTAAAGGAAATTAAGAAAAAATTAGAATTTAATAATGAAGATGTATTTTTTCATTCATCATTGAAGAATATTGGAACGGTTGAAATATTAGATTTTATTGATAAATTATAA
- the coaE gene encoding dephospho-CoA kinase (Dephospho-CoA kinase (CoaE) performs the final step in coenzyme A biosynthesis.): protein MIIGLTGSIGVGKSTIFNFIKTIMKDEAKYIDADLITAELYNDETVKKELYSMFGTYNKNEVSKIVFSDSKKLIMLNEYIHKIIIDKLKNEILNCDKKYMFLDVPLIYELNLEYLFDKIIVVYAPKNIQIERVMKRNNISYKEAISRVEKQIDIEIKKEKADYVIDNSGDIELGYINTLDVLMKLRKEVTYGNKEC from the coding sequence ATGATAATAGGATTAACAGGCTCTATAGGTGTAGGAAAAAGTACAATATTTAATTTCATTAAAACTATTATGAAAGATGAAGCTAAATATATAGATGCAGATTTAATAACAGCTGAACTATATAATGATGAAACTGTAAAAAAAGAACTTTATTCTATGTTTGGGACATATAATAAAAATGAGGTATCTAAAATAGTATTTTCAGATTCAAAAAAACTTATTATGCTTAATGAATATATACATAAAATAATTATTGATAAATTAAAAAATGAAATTTTAAATTGTGATAAAAAATATATGTTTTTAGATGTTCCTTTAATATATGAATTAAATCTTGAATATCTATTTGATAAAATAATAGTGGTTTATGCTCCTAAAAATATTCAAATTGAAAGAGTAATGAAAAGAAATAATATTTCATATAAAGAGGCTATTTCTCGTGTAGAAAAACAAATAGATATAGAAATAAAGAAAGAAAAAGCAGACTATGTAATAGATAATTCTGGAGATATAGAGTTAGGCTATATAAATACTTTAGATGTTTTAATGAAGTTAAGAAAAGAGGTAACATATGGAAATAAAGAGTGCTGA
- a CDS encoding cupin domain-containing protein: protein MINEYGELVEVLINDDKIKVERITSNSNITDFMISDIDEYVYILDGSAILLIEDKEILLDKNSGFLIPKNTEHKVTYTSADCKWLCIFLKE, encoded by the coding sequence ATGATTAATGAGTATGGAGAATTAGTAGAAGTTTTAATTAATGATGATAAGATTAAAGTTGAAAGAATAACATCAAATTCTAATATAACAGATTTCATGATTTCTGATATAGATGAGTATGTATATATTCTTGATGGTTCTGCAATACTTTTAATAGAAGATAAAGAAATATTATTAGATAAAAATTCAGGATTTTTAATCCCTAAAAATACAGAACACAAGGTAACATATACTAGTGCTGATTGTAAGTGGTTATGTATTTTTCTAAAGGAGTAG
- a CDS encoding methyltransferase: protein MDVKYIGNMTHYLESVDLKLNYGQGALNITTDALDLIEFIKENLVNIDEVGNMLDIGAGIGTLTFMLYRHKNFTEFHAVEIQKSVYDILVSNISLNNISVKAYNMDIKDFNLPFKFKYIISNPPFYKTNSGYMPQDEIMKISKFEVCLKVSELLDVVNNILDDRGYFFLILPIERDEELRKDTRFIITNFKNHFRGKKNFISYLLRKAKND, encoded by the coding sequence ATGGACGTGAAATATATTGGTAATATGACACACTACTTAGAAAGTGTGGATTTAAAATTAAATTATGGTCAAGGTGCATTAAATATTACTACAGATGCTTTGGATTTAATTGAATTTATTAAAGAAAACCTAGTTAATATAGATGAAGTTGGAAATATGCTTGATATAGGTGCTGGTATAGGTACTCTTACATTTATGCTTTATAGACATAAAAATTTTACAGAATTTCATGCAGTTGAGATACAAAAAAGTGTATATGATATACTAGTTTCTAATATTTCTTTAAATAATATATCGGTTAAAGCATATAATATGGATATAAAGGATTTTAATTTACCATTTAAATTTAAATATATAATATCAAACCCACCGTTTTATAAGACTAATAGTGGATATATGCCACAAGATGAAATTATGAAAATTTCAAAATTTGAAGTTTGTTTAAAAGTTTCTGAATTACTTGATGTTGTAAATAATATATTAGATGATAGAGGATACTTTTTTTTAATATTACCTATTGAAAGAGATGAGGAATTAAGGAAAGACACTAGATTTATTATAACAAATTTTAAAAATCATTTTAGAGGTAAAAAAAATTTCATAAGTTATCTTTTAAGAAAGGCTAAAAATGATTAA
- the ricT gene encoding PSP1 family protein: protein MKIVNIRFRKTKKVYPFYIENVNEYKKGDYVIVETIRGDQIGVVLGENRLNNVNFESEDDDLKIRKVKRKLNDEEVKELDILDEKAREAYFICKEIVKRVLPEMNLVIGEYMFGGEKLIFYFTAEGRLDFRDLVKEVNKAFNRRVEFYQIKYNDEGRILNAFGKYGREIYW, encoded by the coding sequence ATGAAGATTGTTAATATTAGATTTAGAAAAACAAAAAAAGTTTACCCTTTTTATATTGAAAATGTTAATGAATATAAGAAAGGGGATTATGTAATAGTTGAAACTATTAGAGGAGATCAAATAGGTGTAGTATTAGGTGAAAATAGACTAAATAATGTTAATTTTGAATCAGAAGATGATGATTTAAAAATAAGAAAAGTGAAAAGAAAATTAAACGATGAAGAAGTTAAGGAATTAGATATTTTAGATGAAAAAGCTAGAGAAGCCTATTTTATTTGTAAAGAAATAGTAAAAAGAGTTTTACCTGAAATGAATTTAGTTATAGGGGAATATATGTTCGGTGGAGAAAAATTAATATTTTATTTCACTGCCGAGGGAAGATTAGATTTTAGAGATTTAGTTAAAGAAGTAAACAAAGCATTTAATAGAAGAGTAGAATTTTATCAAATAAAGTATAATGATGAGGGTAGAATTCTTAATGCTTTTGGGAAATATGGACGTGAAATATATTGGTAA